The Planktothrix tepida PCC 9214 genome has a segment encoding these proteins:
- a CDS encoding methylenetetrahydrofolate reductase, which produces MNRFRTACSTLDEFIVTAEVAPPKGTDPNHMIEMVRLLKGRVHGVNITDGSRAVLGMSSLAASIILLHHGVEPICQVACRDRNRIGLQSDLLGAHALGIRNILALTGDPVKAGDHPDAKAVFDLESVRLLQAIDKLNHGLDWNQKPLPDGATDLFAGAAVDPQSSSWSGLQSRFERKLQAGAQFFQSQLITDFEKLDKFMTEIAAGTQKPILAGIFLLKSAKNARFINKFVPGVHIPDSIINRLEQAKNPLEEGILIASEQVKIARQLCQGVHIMAVKREDLIPKILDLAGIKPL; this is translated from the coding sequence ATGAACCGTTTTCGTACTGCTTGTTCAACCCTAGATGAATTTATTGTTACGGCTGAAGTCGCACCCCCAAAAGGCACAGATCCAAACCACATGATTGAAATGGTTAGACTGCTCAAAGGTCGTGTTCATGGAGTTAATATTACCGATGGTAGTCGGGCTGTTTTAGGTATGAGTTCCCTCGCGGCTTCCATTATTCTGCTGCATCACGGAGTCGAACCCATTTGCCAAGTGGCTTGTCGCGATCGCAATCGAATCGGATTACAATCAGATTTATTAGGAGCCCATGCGTTAGGAATTAGAAATATTTTAGCCTTAACCGGTGATCCGGTCAAAGCAGGAGATCACCCCGATGCAAAAGCCGTTTTTGATTTAGAATCAGTTCGTTTATTACAAGCCATTGATAAACTCAATCACGGCTTAGATTGGAATCAAAAACCCTTACCCGATGGCGCAACAGACTTATTTGCAGGTGCTGCGGTTGATCCCCAATCTTCCAGTTGGTCAGGCTTACAAAGCCGCTTTGAACGAAAACTGCAAGCCGGAGCCCAATTTTTTCAAAGTCAATTAATCACCGATTTTGAAAAATTAGATAAATTTATGACCGAAATTGCCGCCGGAACTCAAAAACCCATTTTAGCCGGAATTTTTCTATTAAAATCGGCTAAAAATGCACGATTTATTAATAAATTTGTTCCCGGTGTTCATATTCCTGATAGCATTATTAATCGCTTAGAACAAGCAAAAAATCCCTTAGAAGAAGGCATTTTAATTGCTTCTGAACAAGTTAAAATTGCCCGTCAACTTTGCCAAGGTGTGCATATTATGGCAGTTAAACGGGAAGATTTAATTCCTAAAATCTTAGATTTAGCTGGAATTAAACCTTTATAG
- a CDS encoding GlcNAc-transferase family protein codes for MLDSSLQMLVSQSIKTLDSILIDGTLPASERAAVAFKILELAQNITPTVSSDSPSAIAQTQLLSLPKLNFTDPKLFLHLAAYRDSELIPTLKDALKKAHRPEKITFGIVWQFIPGEDEIITEKMQEFPCKMIEIDARQSLGVCWARSLGQRLLHDEDFILQLDSHHRFVEGWDSLLLQQLAQCPSPKPVLSAYTPPYIPPDEIPPGYPCTRLTAHHFDEHGILSFIAGESLASYSEPQLGMFLAGGFIFAPRQFYLDVPYDPFLYFRGEEITLSTRAWTKGWDIFYPHQITIYHYYTRTNAKKHWDINSEWYKLEQKSRERIKKILRITSLETESLEIYDIGNIRTLEDYQNFCGINFKTQEISETASKGIPTKSVIALRAREQGTGNSKN; via the coding sequence ATGTTAGACTCCTCCCTGCAAATGCTCGTCTCCCAATCTATCAAAACCTTAGATTCTATTTTGATAGATGGAACTTTGCCTGCATCAGAACGGGCTGCTGTTGCCTTTAAAATATTAGAATTGGCACAGAATATTACCCCAACGGTTTCTTCTGATTCACCGTCTGCGATCGCCCAAACCCAACTTTTATCTTTACCCAAACTTAATTTTACCGATCCCAAACTCTTTTTACATTTAGCAGCCTATCGAGATTCTGAACTCATTCCTACCCTTAAAGATGCGTTAAAAAAAGCCCACCGTCCTGAAAAAATAACCTTTGGAATTGTTTGGCAATTTATTCCAGGGGAAGATGAAATAATCACCGAAAAAATGCAAGAATTCCCCTGTAAAATGATAGAAATTGATGCCCGACAATCCCTCGGTGTTTGTTGGGCAAGATCCCTCGGTCAACGCTTACTCCATGATGAAGATTTTATTTTACAATTAGATAGTCATCATCGGTTTGTCGAAGGGTGGGATAGTTTATTACTCCAACAACTTGCCCAATGTCCGAGCCCCAAACCTGTCCTTTCTGCCTATACTCCCCCTTATATTCCCCCCGATGAAATTCCCCCAGGATATCCCTGTACTCGTTTAACCGCCCATCATTTTGATGAACATGGGATTCTGAGTTTTATTGCTGGAGAAAGTTTAGCATCCTATTCTGAACCTCAGTTAGGAATGTTTCTAGCCGGTGGATTTATTTTCGCCCCCCGACAATTTTATTTAGACGTTCCCTATGATCCCTTTTTGTATTTTCGCGGAGAAGAAATTACCCTTTCAACGAGAGCTTGGACAAAAGGATGGGATATTTTCTATCCTCATCAAATTACAATTTATCACTATTATACTCGCACCAATGCTAAAAAACATTGGGATATTAATTCCGAATGGTACAAATTAGAACAAAAATCCAGAGAACGCATCAAAAAAATATTAAGAATTACTTCTTTAGAAACCGAGAGTTTAGAAATTTATGATATCGGCAATATCAGAACACTAGAAGACTATCAAAATTTTTGTGGGATTAATTTCAAAACTCAAGAAATATCAGAAACTGCCTCAAAAGGAATCCCAACAAAATCAGTTATAGCGCTACGCGCAAGGGAACAGGGAACAGGGAACAGTAAGAATTGA
- a CDS encoding precorrin-2 C(20)-methyltransferase, whose translation MINHLSQAFGQLYGIGVGPGDPELITLKGYHLLQQVPIVAFPSGIGEKPGIAEQIITPWLKSDQLKLPLTFPYVQDDALLHQAWQQAAEIVWLYLEQGQDVAFVCEGDVSFYSTFTYLAQTLKKIRPEVVVQTIPGICSPLAAVASLGIPLTIRDQKLAILPAIYAIADLETTLHQADVVVLMKVSSVYQQVWDVLQRFNLLEHAYIVERATLPNQVIYAGLSDRPHLRLSYFSILIIKTTLAHTSKQTC comes from the coding sequence ATGATTAATCATCTATCTCAAGCTTTCGGTCAATTATATGGAATTGGTGTAGGGCCCGGTGATCCTGAATTAATTACCTTAAAAGGCTATCATCTTTTGCAGCAAGTTCCAATTGTCGCCTTTCCATCAGGAATTGGGGAAAAACCAGGAATAGCTGAACAAATTATTACCCCTTGGTTAAAATCTGATCAGCTTAAACTTCCCTTAACCTTTCCCTATGTTCAAGATGATGCCCTTCTCCATCAAGCATGGCAACAAGCTGCTGAAATTGTTTGGCTTTATTTAGAACAAGGACAGGATGTGGCGTTTGTTTGCGAAGGAGATGTCAGTTTTTATAGTACCTTCACCTATTTGGCACAAACCCTGAAAAAAATTCGTCCTGAAGTGGTAGTGCAGACCATCCCTGGAATTTGCTCTCCCCTCGCGGCGGTAGCAAGTTTGGGTATTCCCCTCACCATTCGGGATCAAAAGTTGGCAATTTTACCTGCAATTTATGCGATCGCCGACTTAGAAACAACCCTGCACCAGGCGGATGTTGTGGTGTTGATGAAAGTTAGTTCCGTTTATCAGCAAGTTTGGGACGTGTTACAACGCTTCAATTTGCTAGAACACGCTTATATTGTAGAAAGGGCGACCCTACCTAACCAAGTGATTTATGCTGGGTTAAGCGATCGCCCCCATTTGCGTTTATCCTATTTTTCTATCCTGATTATCAAAACAACCTTGGCTCACACCAGCAAGCAAACGTGCTAA